In Chitinophagaceae bacterium, the genomic window GTATGTTCCGGGCAGGCCGGGTAACCTGGAGCTGGCCTTATGCCTTTATATTCTTCTTTGATTAACTGGAAGTTGCTGAGGGTTTCCTGTTTATCGTAGCCCCAAAATTCTTTACGGGTTAACTGGTGCAGGCATTCTGCAAAAGCTTCTACAAACCTGTCGGCCAGTATTTGCACCATTATTTTATTGTATTCATCATTTTCTTTGGCAAATTTTTCAATATGCTGTTTGGCGCCGTGTATGGCTACGGCAAATGCGCCCATATAATCAGTTCCAAATTTTTCGGGCTTTACAAAGTCAGCCAAAGAAAAACTGGGTTGGCCCGGGGCTTTTTTTAATTGCTGGCGAAGGCTCTCCAGTTTTACAACTTTGCCATTTACAGTAAGCGTAATAGTATCTTTATTATTGCTGCTTGCCGGCCAGTAGCCTACAATACCATCGGCAATAAACCATTTTTCTGCTATAATTTTTTCTACTAATTTTTGGGCATCCTGGTAAAGTTTTTTTGCTTCTGTGCCAAATTTTTCATCTTCCAGTATTGCCGGGAACCTTCCGGGCATTTCCCATCCTATAAAAAAAGGGCCCCAGTCAATATAAGGGGCAATAGTTGCCAGGTTAAAACTTTTAAGCACTTTTACGCCATCTACCGCTGGCTTTACCGGTATAAAATTTTCCCAGTCAAAATTTTCTTTATTAGCCAAAGCATCGGGGTAACTGATTAAAGGTTTTGCGGCACGTTTATTTAAAAATTGTGTTCTTACGCCATCATATTCCTTAGCTATATTGTTTAAAAAATTTTGTTTTTGATCTTTGTTTAAGAGGCTGTTTACTACCGTTACGCTGCGGCTTGCATCCAATACATGCACCACGCCGTTATCGTATTTGGGCGCAATTTTTACGGCAGTATGGGTGCGGCTTGTTGTGGCGCCGCCAATAAGTAATGGTAAATCCATTCCCTTGCGCTTCATTTCGTGGGCAACATGTATCATTTCATCCAGCGAAGGGGTAATTAATCCCGAAAGGCCGATGATAGCAGCGCTGCATTTTACGGCTTCTTCTAAAATTTTATCGGCAGGAACCATTACACCCAGGTCCACAATATTAAAACCGTTGCAACCCAGTACAACACCTACTATATTTTTTCCAATATCGTGTACATCGCCCTTTACTGTTGCCAATAGTACGGTTGGCGCATTGCTTGCGCTTAGTTTTTCTGCCTCTATAAACGGATGTAAATACGCAACGGATTTTTTCATTACCCTGGCGCTTTTTACCACTTGCGGTAAAAACATTTTACCGGCGCCAAATAAATCGCCAACAATATTCATTCCATCCATTAAAGGGCCTTCAATTACATCCAGTGGCTTGGGTAATTTTTTTCGGGCTTCTTCGGTATCTTCTTCAATATAATCGGTAATGCCATTTACCAGCGAATGTGCCAGCCTTTTTTCTACCGGTTCTTTTCGCCAACTTTCATCTTTTACAATTTCTTTGCCTTTTGATTTTACGGTTTCTGCAAAAGCAATTAATTTTTCGGTGGCTTCATTATTGCTATTATTGCGGTTGAGGATTACGTCTTCACATAAGTTTTTGAGAACAGGTTCTATTTCATCATATACTACTAAAGCGCCTGCGTTTACAATGCCCATATCCATACCGGCCTTAATGGCATGATACAAAAAAACGGCATGTATGGCTTCTCTTACATGGTCGTTACCACGAAAGGAGAATGAAACATTGCTTACACCACCGCTAATTTTTGCAAGCGGCATCAATTGCTTTATTTCTTTTGTGGCTTCAATAAAATCTACCGCATAATTATTGTGCTCTTCCATGCCGGTGGCAATGGCAAAAATGTTGGGATCGAAAATGATGTCTTGCGGGGGAAAGCCTACTATATCTGTAAGTATTTGATAGGCACGATGACAAATTTCTACTTTTCGTTGCCTCGTATCTGCCTGGCCGGTTTCATCAAAAGCCATTACAATTACGGCTGCGCCAAAATTGTGGCACACGGTTGCCTGCTCAATAAATTTTTCTTCACCTTCTTTTAATGATATGGAATTTACAATGCACTTTCCCTGGATGCATTTTAAACCGGATTCTATAATTTCAAACTTGCTGCTGTCAAGCATTACGGGTATTTTGGCAATATCGGGCTCGCTTTGCAATAGGTTTACAAATGTTTGCATAGCTTTTACACCATCCAGCAAGGCATCATCCATATTAATATCCAGTACCTGGGCGCCGCTTTCCACCTGTTGCCTTGCAACGGTGAGCGCCTCTTCAAATTTATTTTCTCTTATGAGGCGGGCAAATTTTTTACTACCGGTAACATTTGTTCGTTCTCCAACATTTACAAAATTTGTTTCGGGTCGTACTATCAATGGTTCTAAACCAGACAGGCGTAAATAGGGCTGTATTGTATTCATTAAATAAGAATGTAAAAAGTATACTGCACAAATTTAATACAAAACTA contains:
- the metH gene encoding methionine synthase; this translates as MNTIQPYLRLSGLEPLIVRPETNFVNVGERTNVTGSKKFARLIRENKFEEALTVARQQVESGAQVLDINMDDALLDGVKAMQTFVNLLQSEPDIAKIPVMLDSSKFEIIESGLKCIQGKCIVNSISLKEGEEKFIEQATVCHNFGAAVIVMAFDETGQADTRQRKVEICHRAYQILTDIVGFPPQDIIFDPNIFAIATGMEEHNNYAVDFIEATKEIKQLMPLAKISGGVSNVSFSFRGNDHVREAIHAVFLYHAIKAGMDMGIVNAGALVVYDEIEPVLKNLCEDVILNRNNSNNEATEKLIAFAETVKSKGKEIVKDESWRKEPVEKRLAHSLVNGITDYIEEDTEEARKKLPKPLDVIEGPLMDGMNIVGDLFGAGKMFLPQVVKSARVMKKSVAYLHPFIEAEKLSASNAPTVLLATVKGDVHDIGKNIVGVVLGCNGFNIVDLGVMVPADKILEEAVKCSAAIIGLSGLITPSLDEMIHVAHEMKRKGMDLPLLIGGATTSRTHTAVKIAPKYDNGVVHVLDASRSVTVVNSLLNKDQKQNFLNNIAKEYDGVRTQFLNKRAAKPLISYPDALANKENFDWENFIPVKPAVDGVKVLKSFNLATIAPYIDWGPFFIGWEMPGRFPAILEDEKFGTEAKKLYQDAQKLVEKIIAEKWFIADGIVGYWPASSNNKDTITLTVNGKVVKLESLRQQLKKAPGQPSFSLADFVKPEKFGTDYMGAFAVAIHGAKQHIEKFAKENDEYNKIMVQILADRFVEAFAECLHQLTRKEFWGYDKQETLSNFQLIKEEYKGIRPAPGYPACPEHTEKYKLFEIMEVTKNIGIELTESLAMSPPASVCGWYFAHPGSHYFGVGKIDKDQAEDYARRKEMSIEEAEKWLNPVLE